The Cottoperca gobio chromosome 6, fCotGob3.1, whole genome shotgun sequence genome has a segment encoding these proteins:
- the LOC115009360 gene encoding histone H2A-like: MSGRGKTGGKARAKAKTRSSRAGLQFPVGRVHRHLRKGNYAHRVGAGAPVYLAAVLEYLTAEILELAGNAARDNKKTRIIPRHLQLAVRNDEELNKLLGGVTIAQGGVLPNIQAVLLPKKTEKAAKK; encoded by the coding sequence ATGTCTGGACGAGGAAAAACCGGAGGAAAGGCCAGAGCGAAGGCAAAGACCCGCTCCTCCCGTGCCGGGCTCCAGTTCCCTGTCGGCCGTGTCCACAGACATCTGAGGAAGGGTAACTATGCCCATCGTGTCGGAGCCGGAGCCCCCGTCTACCTGGCGGCTGTGCTGGAGTACCTGACCGCTGAGATCCTGGAGCTGGCTGGAAACGCTGCCCGCGACAACAAGAAGACCCGTATCATCCCCCGTCACCTGCAGCTGGCTGTCCGCAACGACGAGGAGCTCAACAAGCTGCTGGGAGGAGTGACCATCGCTCAGGGCGGCGTGCTGCCCAACATCCAGGCTGTCCTGCTGCCCAAGAAGACCGAAAAGGCCGCCAAGAAGTAA
- the LOC115009351 gene encoding histone H1-like, which produces MSEVAPAAAPAKAAKKKVSKPKAAGPSVRDLIVQTVAASKERSGVSATAVKKALAAGGYDVDKNNSRVKTAIKSLVEKGTLVQIKGTGASGSFKMNKNAADTKATKPVKKAAPAAKKPAAKKPVAVKKPAAAAKKSPKKAKKPVAAKKVAKSPNKVAKSPNKVAKSPKKAVKKVTKSPKKVVKKAPVAKRAPAKKVVKPKAKKAAPKKK; this is translated from the coding sequence ATGTCAGAAGTAGCTCCAGCCGCCGCTCCGGCCAAAGCAGCCAAGAAGAAGGTTTCCAAGCCGAAGGCGGCCGGCCCCAGCGTCCGCGACCTCATCGTTCAAACTGTGGCCGCATCCAAGGAGAGGAGCGGCGTGTCTGCGACCGCCGTCAAGAAGGCTCTGGCTGCCGGAGGCTACGATGTGGACAAGAACAATTCCCGCGTCAAGACCGCCATCAAGAGCCTGGTCGAGAAGGGGACTCTGGTCCAGATCAAGGGGACCGGGGCTTCCGGCTCCTTCAAGATGAACAAGAATGCTGCCGACACTAAGGCTACGAAGCCGGTCAAGAAAGCCGCTCCTGCAGCCAAGAAGCCCGCAGCCAAGAAACCTGTAGCGGTCAAAAAGCCCGCGGCAGCAGCAAAGAAGTCTCCGAAGAAGGCGAAGAAACCCGTAGCGGCCAAGAAAGTAGCCAAGAGCCCCAACAAGGTCGCCAAGAGCCCCAACAAGGTCGCCAAGAGCCCGAAGAAGGCCGTCAAGAAGGTTACAAAGAGCCCCAAGAAGGTGGTGAAAAAGGCTCCTGTAGCCAAGAGAGCCCCAGCGAAGAAGGTCGTCAAACCCAAAGCGAAGAAAGCAGCACCCAAGAAGAAGTGA